The window CATAAACTGCCTGTCGAAAACCAGGTGAACGCCCTGGCTTGGCCTTACCAGCGGCTTTTTATCTGGCACATCCATTTTAAGCACATCATCTACAAAAACTCCGGTAGCGTTAATCACGATTTTGGCCTTTAACTGGTAACTCATCCCGGTTTCCGCATCGATGGCTTTAACGCCCGTTATTTTTTGGTTGCCATCTTTTATCAGCCCGGTAACTTTAAAATAATTCAGCACGGTAGCGCCCTGCTCCAAAGCGGTTTGTGCCAGGTTTATGGCCAGCCGCGAATCATCAAACTGCCCGTCGTGGTATACAACGCCGCCATGCAGGCCCTTCTCTTCAATTCCGGGTAATCTGCTTATGGTTTCATTTTTGGAGATGTGCTTCGCCCTGCCAAAGCCGAGCTTGCCGGCCAGCAAATCATATATGGTTAAACCGATGGTATAAAAAACACCATCAAACCAACTGTAATTAGGAATAATAAAACTTTCGTTTTTTACCAGGTGCGGGGCGTTTTTTAATAGCAAACCCCGCTCGTGCAGCGCTTCGCGCACCAGGCCAATATCGCCCTGCGCCAGGTAACGCACACCGCCGTGCACCAGCTTGGTGGCCCGGCTTGATGTGCCTTTGGCAAAGTCGGCCTGCTCCAGTAACAGGGTTGACAATCCCCTCGAGGCCGCGTCAACCGCGGCGCCAAGGCCGGTTGCGCCGCCCCCAATGATAATGATATCCCAAATTTTATCCTGGTTATGGATGGATTGCAAAATGGAATCTCTTTTGAAAATACTCATTTTAATTCTGTTGTATTTCGATTACGTTTCAAATATACAATATCGAAACATAAAATAACAAATCGAAACTTATTTTTTGTTTCAATTTACCCATACCGGTTTTTTACTTATTTTTGTTTGTAATGAATAAAAATACCGACAGGCATAAAATCATACTCCAACAACTGGAAGACGGCGGCTTTGTAAACGTACAGGAACTGGGCAAGCAGTTAAATGTTTCGGAAGTTACCATCCGGAAGGATCTGAAACTTTTGGAGGATAAAAAGTTATTATTCCGTACCCACGGCGGGGCTACCAAAAGCAACCCCTATACCAACGACAGGCCCGTTGCCGAAAAGGAAAAGCTGAATGCCACCGAAAAACAGCAGATAGGCATAGCCGCTGCCGCGCTCATTGGCCATAACGATTCTATCATTATTGCATCGGGCACTACCATGCTGGCCCTGGCGCGATCTGTTAATGCGGGGAAGCATTTAACGGTAATCACATCGGCCCTCAACGTGGCTATCGAGCTATCGCATCACCCAAATATCGAAGTAATCCAGTTAGGCGGCCAGTTGCGCAGCTCGTCGTCATCGGTAACCGGATCATATGCCGAAGTGATGCTGCAGGATATGGCATGCAGTATGCTTTTTTTAGGTGTCGACGGCATCGACCCCGAAATTGGCCTAACTACCACCAATTTAATGGAAGCCCGCCTGAACCAAAAAATGATAGAAGCCGCCCAAACCGTAGTGGTACTGGCCGACAGCACCAAATTTGGCAAACGCGGCCTCGGCAAAATCTGCCCCCTCGACCAGGTGCAGCACATTATTACCGATAACGGCATCAGCCCCGCCATGCTCAAAGTATTACAGGAAAAGGGAATAGCGGTTACGGTAGTGGGGAAAGAGAGTCAAGAGTCAAGAATCAAGAGTTAAGACTTTTTTGTTCGGAAGATCGATCTTTTTCAATTCCCTCCCAACGGGCTATCATGTGTATATATCTTTTAATAAAAGAAAATTGTCATTTCGAACGAGGTACGAGGAGAAATCCCATACGACATTCATTCAACCATGCAAGTTTGTAAGCATGACGTATAAGATTTTTCGCTACGCTCAAGAGATAGTTTCTCCTCACACCACCGCTCAAATCCCCCCCCGATTCGTCGAAATGACAACATCTTTGTTTAGTGATACGATTCTAAAAAGATGCGTACCCACCTATTTTAAAAACACATTTCTAACTGCCTCCAGGTAACCGTAGCCGTGTTTTTTATCCGGTTCAAGGTAGCTGCCTTCGGCCCATTCGTTCCAGGCGTTTATGGTAATTAGTGGCGGCTGGTTAGGGTGCGCGTCTATGTAGTCTTTTGCTTTTTGCAGGTATAGCTCAAAATATTCGGGCTTGTTGTTAACAACCAGGTCTTGCCTTTGTACGGGGAAACGGGGGTTGCTGTCCCAGCCTATCGAAACATGCGGGCAATACGGAATCTTAAAGGTGGTATCCCACTCGGCCCATTTGGCTACGGCTTTTTGGCCCCAGGGAATATAATCGCCACTTGGCGCTACAAAATGGCACCACTGGTAATTGGTCATGCTGTTAAATCCAAAATACTTCAGGGTCGAGTTTTGTGTTTGTACCTTATCTCCGGGCACATCGTTTAAGGTCGACGGGATATTGCCCCAAAGCGTAGCCTGCAAATGCAAGCCGGGGAACCCTGCTTCTATCGTTTTCTTACGGAAATAATCTATAGCCTCCTTTGCTTTTTCGGAACCGCCTATGCCTTTGATAAAGGTCGACAGCTCGTAAATGCTGAACACCGGCCGGCCGTTTATTTTATAATAGTTGGGCTTTTTAAAGTAATCGTTAATGATATGCGCTATCATCTCCTCAAAAGTTTTCCTATCCACCCCGCCATAAAAATACACCTTGCTTTTATCGGGGTTCGACGGATCTAAATACGAGTTATGATCATGGTTGGCCCACATCAGGTAAAACTTCATATCGTTGGTATTTTTAGCCTTCAGGAAACCTTTATTTAGGGCATCTTCCAAAAAAGGTTTTTTATCGTACCAATACCAGTCAAATATCATCACGTTAACGCCGTACTTTGTAGCCGTGGCTATTTTTTTACCCATTACCGCTGGGTTGGTTTCATCTTCGTAGCCCCAAAGCGGCACCTTGGGCACTTCATGACCTGCAAACTTAGGCTTTGCCTTGTAAATAGCCTCCCACTCCCCTTTCCCGTCCGGGAAAACGCCAATATCCTTAAACCTGGCATCGGGATGGTACGCAGGCCAGTAAAACGCCGCCACATCATAATGTTTAGCAGAGCTTTGCCCATTCGCCTTAAAAACAACAAAGCATGCCTGCACAAGCGCTAAGCAAAACAACAGTTTAAATTTGTTCATCACCAGGTAGATAAGTTAAACGAAATCATATTACACCGCCGCCAGGCAGGTATGGTTAAATAAACGGTTATTTTAAAAGTAGCTTATTGATTTCGACGCGCTATCCTGTACTGTCTTTTTTAAGCAGCTATTAGCCCGAAATATAAAAGCGGAAGGATCCGAAGTTGCCTCCCTAGGGACGGCCCAATCGTCGAAAAAATGCATCGGTTTTCTGCAACAGCATAACGGATAACGAGTTTGTTGGAGGACAACCCCAACAAAGTGCGGGCCTCACAAATCCACGCTAGTCCTGTAGCAAGCCACCCACTAATGAACAAGTGAACCAATGAACCATAGTGGCGTTCCCTGCGGGCCGTGCTGTACGCTCATACGCGCACAGGCATTAAGCGCGAGGCCGGTATCCACTTCCATCACTAACGCGGGCTGCTGGTAATTGTGGGCTTAACGCCATACAACCACACCGTGATTTGCATGCGGGCGCGCAGGCCTGGAGGCCTGTGGCCACGGAGAATTAATTGCGATAGAAGGGGGCTACAGTAGCGAGAAGTGCTTGCGGTAGTCGGTAACATATCGTAATGTTAAACACAACCTCGCCACATCCTAGAAACAAACCTAATAATAAAAACAATTGAGATAATTGACAAATTCCAGTAAATCAGCTATATTGCTTCTTCAACTTTAACCTTTCACTCTCTATGACAGTAGATCCAAATACTAAATTTTTCATTCAACTGGTCGGGGCCACTGGATTGGTCAGCGGCGTCGTAGTTGCATTATTTAATCACTTGATCACCCTTAGAAAATCAAGAGCAGACCGGCGCAAGGTAGAGCAGGATATAGAGATGGGTAAATTACAGATGATACTATTGAAAAAGCAACTTTCCGATAATACGGAGGGTATATCCGAGACGATTAGTTATTACCAGACAAACGTTAAGGAACGGATACTTTACGATAGTAACGTTCGAGATGTGGGCCATGATTTTACATCAAAGGGGGGACACGTTTATTCACGCGAAAAGGGGATTGAAGTAAAAAGTCAAGATCGAGGCAAAGGGGAAGCCGTATTTCAGGAAAATACGATTAATTTAAAAAGGACAAATACTACTGGTAGGTTTGAATTATGGTTAGATAATTATATGATCGAAAACAAACGGGTCAACTTTATTCCCAAAGATGAAATAAACGGTATAAAGCGAAATTTTAAACTCAGTTTGTATGCCAAAACAATTGGAGCCGATCACACCTTGGCCTTTACCTGGAAAGGTATAGAAAAAGATAAAGGTTTAATTTTGCAGCGAAAGGAACGGGTGATTAATACCACTGAATGGTATCCTGTAACCCTTTATTTTACGATTAATCCTACAGAGGCCTGCAAGCTTCGTATTGATGACTACAATTTAACAGCTGCGCCGTCCAGCATTCAATTGAAAGATATCCTTCTTGTAGAGAACTTGGCATAGTTTA is drawn from Mucilaginibacter ginsenosidivorax and contains these coding sequences:
- a CDS encoding glycerol-3-phosphate dehydrogenase/oxidase, whose amino-acid sequence is MSIFKRDSILQSIHNQDKIWDIIIIGGGATGLGAAVDAASRGLSTLLLEQADFAKGTSSRATKLVHGGVRYLAQGDIGLVREALHERGLLLKNAPHLVKNESFIIPNYSWFDGVFYTIGLTIYDLLAGKLGFGRAKHISKNETISRLPGIEEKGLHGGVVYHDGQFDDSRLAINLAQTALEQGATVLNYFKVTGLIKDGNQKITGVKAIDAETGMSYQLKAKIVINATGVFVDDVLKMDVPDKKPLVRPSQGVHLVFDRQFMPGEDAIMIPKTEDGRVLFVVPWHNKLLVGTTDTPIDHHSLEPVALEVEIDFILRTAAKYLKKVPARADVLSVFAGLRPLAAPQDDSSKTKEISRSHKLIVSKSNLITITGGKWTTYRKMGEDTINKAIEVGKLPNKVCHTTGLAIHGSRPNPDRSNHLYVYGDDIEKLLALTDEDDDWKNPVHPDDDYTKGEVIWSVRYEMARTVEDILARRTRILFLDARLATAMAPEVARLMAGELNKDAGWQKEQVEAFNKVAGNYILA
- a CDS encoding DeoR/GlpR family DNA-binding transcription regulator produces the protein MNKNTDRHKIILQQLEDGGFVNVQELGKQLNVSEVTIRKDLKLLEDKKLLFRTHGGATKSNPYTNDRPVAEKEKLNATEKQQIGIAAAALIGHNDSIIIASGTTMLALARSVNAGKHLTVITSALNVAIELSHHPNIEVIQLGGQLRSSSSSVTGSYAEVMLQDMACSMLFLGVDGIDPEIGLTTTNLMEARLNQKMIEAAQTVVVLADSTKFGKRGLGKICPLDQVQHIITDNGISPAMLKVLQEKGIAVTVVGKESQESRIKS
- a CDS encoding glycosyltransferase WbsX family protein translates to MNKFKLLFCLALVQACFVVFKANGQSSAKHYDVAAFYWPAYHPDARFKDIGVFPDGKGEWEAIYKAKPKFAGHEVPKVPLWGYEDETNPAVMGKKIATATKYGVNVMIFDWYWYDKKPFLEDALNKGFLKAKNTNDMKFYLMWANHDHNSYLDPSNPDKSKVYFYGGVDRKTFEEMIAHIINDYFKKPNYYKINGRPVFSIYELSTFIKGIGGSEKAKEAIDYFRKKTIEAGFPGLHLQATLWGNIPSTLNDVPGDKVQTQNSTLKYFGFNSMTNYQWCHFVAPSGDYIPWGQKAVAKWAEWDTTFKIPYCPHVSIGWDSNPRFPVQRQDLVVNNKPEYFELYLQKAKDYIDAHPNQPPLITINAWNEWAEGSYLEPDKKHGYGYLEAVRNVFLK